TAGAGACAAAGATTATGTAGTTCAAGACGGAGAAGTCATCATTGTGGATGAGTTCACTGGCCGGTTGATGAAGGGACGACGTTATTCTGATGGATTACACCAATCTTTGGAAGCAAAAGAAGGTGTCCCGATTGCACGAGAGTCTCAAACATTGGCTTCCATTACTTTTCAAAATTATTTCAGAATTTATAAGAAGTTAGCGGGGATGACAGGAACTGCTGATACGGAAGCAGAAGAATTCAAAAAAATCTATAATTTAGATGTGATTGTGATTCCATCCAATTTGAAAATCCAACGTTTGGATATGGCTGACCGGGTTTATAAAACTGAACGCGAAAAATTTGATGCAGTAGTAAAAGACATTCAAGAGAAGGTATCTAAAAAACAACCAGTGCTCGTGGGTACTATCTCCATTGAAAAATCAGAGGTTTTATCTAAACTTTTAACTTCGCATGGAATTGCACATAATGTGTTAAACGCAAAACAACACGAAAGAGAATCGGAAATTGTTGCGAACGCAGGTCGTCCTGGTGCCATTACCATTGCGACAAATATGGCTGGTCGAGGAACAGACATTGTTCTTGGTGGGGCACCTAAATACAAAGAAGATTTAGAAAAGTTAGATGATCTCAGTGATTCTTTAGGAATTAAAGCTAAGTCAGAGTTGGAAGTGATTTATAGTTTTCGGGAACATTTGATCAAACAAAAGTTTGAAGAGGCTGAAGCCAAAACCTCTGAAATCAAAAACGAAAATATCAAAAAAGAATGTAATAAAATTCTAACGGAAGCTAAAAAATGGAAAGTCGATCATGATTTTGTAATTGTCGCAGGCGGTTTACATATCATTGGTTCAGAACGACATGAATCACGTCGAATTGATAACCAACTTCGTGGTCGATCAGGAAGGCAAGGTGATCCGGGTTCTTCTAGATTTTATTTATCCTTACAAGATGATTTGATGCGGATATTCGGATCCGACCGTATTGCACGTATTATGGATACTCTTAAGATGCCAGAAGGCCAAGAGTTAGAACATAGTATGGTCTCAAATGCAATCGCCCGTGCACAAAAACGAGTGGAAGGTCATAACTTTGATATCAGAAAACATTTGTTAGAGTATGATGATGTGATGAACCGCCAAAGGATTTATATCTACGGAATTCGTAACGAACTTTTAGACAAAGGGAATATGTCACGAACCATCGCGGATTTCTTTGATGAAGTTGTTGAGAACCAAGTAGTTTTATATTGTGAAGGTAATAATGTTGATGCTTGGGAAACTGATTCTTTAAATGAATGGTTACAAAGTTTAGGTATTTCTGAGTCGATTGATTCAAAACAATTTAAAAAAGAATCAAATCCGCAGTTAAAGGTATTTGAAATTGTATCCAAATTAGTTAAAGATCTTTATGAATATAAAGTATCTTCAATTGGTGAAGATGTTTGGAGATCGATTGAAAGGAATGTATTTTTAGACATTCTAGACCATCGTTGGAAAGAACATCTTTATGCAATGGACCATTTAAAAGAAGGGATTTGGACCGTAGGTTATGGAGAAAAAAATCCTCTGATAGAGTATAAACTCCAAGGTTTTAAGATGTTTGATCAACTGGTTGAAAATCTTAAAAATGAAGTAGTTTCGTTTCTTTTAAAAATTGAAGTTACCGAGTCAGATAGAAATCAAGATGATTCTTCACCAAAAGAATACAAAAAAATTGGAGAAGAACAACGGGCAGAAGTGGATATGTTTGGGAATGAAGTTAAATCCAACAAAACCAAAGCTCAGGTTTCATCCACCACTAGTTCTGGTGGTGGATCGGAAAGGAAATCGAGTCGAAGAAAGAAGTAAACGAATCAACACTTCTTTTTAGAAGACTAAATCCAACTCCAACTCTTAACGGAATATTTTCGCGTTTCATAAGAGTTGGATTTAGCAAATTGATAGTGATATTTTTTTATTTTTAAGTCTCTGGGTTAGAAGTTTTATCTTTAAATCATTACAATCAGAGTTATCCATATTTATGGATCGAAAGTTGACGAATCACCAATCATTCAACAGACTTGGCAACGACCCCGTCAATGTCAGGCCCATTGTTATATGAGTGCGGGTAGGCATATCCCGAACCCGTATTTGGATTAGTGACAGCCGAAGCTGAAATCATTTTTATAAATTTGAATCCATTGGTTTGGATATTTGTACGAGCTGTCGAATCGCAATTGGCACCAGGGCCACCAACGATTAAATCATCAAGATTGAATCCATCTCCGCCACCTAACAAAAATCCGCTACCTGTCGATGTAAATAATTCATTTAAAGTAAATGGTTTCGTTGCCATATTGTAAAGAACTGGTCTAAGGCCACCAAATCCAGGCCAAGAGGAAATTTTATTGCTATCGACTACACTTGAATTAAAACCGCTGAGATCAAATCCACAGTAATTTGTTCCTTCAAAGGAAACTTGAACTACCATTGGATCAAACGCATATCGATCGCTAGTTTCTGAAACTCTGAAGGGATTTTCATATACTATAAAATCAATTCCGGAAACATTCTTTACTGTCTTTCCAGCCCAAGACAAAATGATAGTTGCGCCAACTCCCGTTAAATTTAATGCATAAACATCTAAAGATCCGGAAAACTCTCCACCACCACAAATGCCATTGATTGCTTTCGATGAGTCGTTGAATCCACTCACAGTGGAATTAGCAGAGACAACTGTATTTGCAATTGGGATAGTTATCGGTAGCGATGTTGGTGGGCACGGGCCCACAGAAGAAGAGTTTGTAAGTGGCAGTGCTAATAATGGCAATAAGAGATCATTATTATTTTCCTTCTCGGTACATTGTGAAAAAGTTAAAGTGATTAAGAACAGGAATAATAGTTTTGATTTTGTATGGAACCTACTCACGAAATGTCTCCTATTTGCCTTTATCCAAATGAACAAAGGCAAAAATTTTGAAATTAAAAAGTTTTAGTTAAAAAATTAAATGCAAATGATCCATTGC
The sequence above is drawn from the Leptospira harrisiae genome and encodes:
- a CDS encoding LIC_13355 family lipoprotein yields the protein MSRFHTKSKLLFLFLITLTFSQCTEKENNNDLLLPLLALPLTNSSSVGPCPPTSLPITIPIANTVVSANSTVSGFNDSSKAINGICGGGEFSGSLDVYALNLTGVGATIILSWAGKTVKNVSGIDFIVYENPFRVSETSDRYAFDPMVVQVSFEGTNYCGFDLSGFNSSVVDSNKISSWPGFGGLRPVLYNMATKPFTLNELFTSTGSGFLLGGGDGFNLDDLIVGGPGANCDSTARTNIQTNGFKFIKMISASAVTNPNTGSGYAYPHSYNNGPDIDGVVAKSVE
- the secA gene encoding preprotein translocase subunit SecA, which codes for MFQKILTILFGSKYERDLKRLNPIVDAINSFEPTIKAMDDETLSLQTIKFKERLKSGETLDDILPEAFATVREVAYRTLGMRHFDVQMMGGISLHWGNISEMKTGEGKTLTSTLPIYLNALSDEGVHVVTVNDYLAKRDANWMRPVFEFLKVSVGVIQHDMDHEERKVAYNSDITYGTNNEFGFDYLRDNMVSYKEHRVQRQHNFAIVDEVDSILVDEARTPLIISGPAEESTDKYLKVNKIIPKLIEGEDYEIDEKAKNVILSEAGVHHVEELLGVENLYQAENIELVHHVQQALKAHKIFYRDKDYVVQDGEVIIVDEFTGRLMKGRRYSDGLHQSLEAKEGVPIARESQTLASITFQNYFRIYKKLAGMTGTADTEAEEFKKIYNLDVIVIPSNLKIQRLDMADRVYKTEREKFDAVVKDIQEKVSKKQPVLVGTISIEKSEVLSKLLTSHGIAHNVLNAKQHERESEIVANAGRPGAITIATNMAGRGTDIVLGGAPKYKEDLEKLDDLSDSLGIKAKSELEVIYSFREHLIKQKFEEAEAKTSEIKNENIKKECNKILTEAKKWKVDHDFVIVAGGLHIIGSERHESRRIDNQLRGRSGRQGDPGSSRFYLSLQDDLMRIFGSDRIARIMDTLKMPEGQELEHSMVSNAIARAQKRVEGHNFDIRKHLLEYDDVMNRQRIYIYGIRNELLDKGNMSRTIADFFDEVVENQVVLYCEGNNVDAWETDSLNEWLQSLGISESIDSKQFKKESNPQLKVFEIVSKLVKDLYEYKVSSIGEDVWRSIERNVFLDILDHRWKEHLYAMDHLKEGIWTVGYGEKNPLIEYKLQGFKMFDQLVENLKNEVVSFLLKIEVTESDRNQDDSSPKEYKKIGEEQRAEVDMFGNEVKSNKTKAQVSSTTSSGGGSERKSSRRKK